A window of Roseovarius sp. THAF27 contains these coding sequences:
- a CDS encoding formimidoylglutamate deiminase — protein MQEIQSRQTLTPDGWVSDLCLTIDQGRITRISRTPSPGAHTVDLLLPAPVNLHSHAFQRAMAGLTEIRGPDPNDSFWTWRKLMYRFLDRLTPDHVQAIAELVFMEMLEAGYGAVAEFHYLHHDIGGIPYAELAEMAGRITTAATNTGIGLTLLPVHYMQGGCDGRALEGGQRRFGSDPELFARLHVDSARLIAEAPDDFAIGIAPHSLRAVPPGALAEARQICPRGPIHMHLAEQVAEVQEVEAHLGARPVEWLLDNADVTADWCLIHCTQMTDAETRALAGTGAVAGLCPITESSLGDGIFNGISYRDAGGRFGVGSDSNIHIALWEELATLDYSQRLRDRSRAAMATADCSTGRVLFDAAAQAGAQAAGRASGQIAEGRLADLIAVSTDNEFLCNRSGDTALDSLIFTGRGRSCVTDVWSAGRHMVQNGRHVARDRITNAFLAVTAQLGQAI, from the coding sequence GTGCAGGAAATCCAGTCTCGTCAGACCCTTACTCCAGACGGCTGGGTCAGCGACCTTTGCCTGACTATCGACCAGGGGCGCATCACGCGAATCTCCCGCACGCCGTCGCCCGGCGCGCACACCGTCGACCTGTTGCTGCCCGCGCCGGTCAACCTGCACAGCCATGCATTCCAGCGCGCCATGGCCGGGCTGACCGAAATCCGAGGCCCCGACCCGAACGACAGTTTCTGGACCTGGCGCAAGCTGATGTACCGCTTTCTCGACCGGCTGACACCGGACCACGTGCAGGCCATCGCCGAACTGGTGTTCATGGAGATGCTCGAGGCCGGCTACGGCGCGGTGGCCGAGTTTCACTACCTGCACCACGATATCGGCGGCATACCCTATGCCGAGTTGGCCGAAATGGCCGGGCGTATCACCACGGCCGCGACGAATACCGGCATCGGCCTCACCCTGCTGCCGGTGCACTACATGCAAGGCGGCTGCGACGGGCGCGCGCTGGAAGGCGGCCAGCGCCGGTTCGGCAGCGACCCGGAGCTGTTCGCCCGCCTGCACGTCGATAGCGCGAGGCTCATTGCCGAAGCCCCGGACGACTTTGCCATCGGCATCGCGCCCCATTCCCTCCGTGCCGTGCCACCTGGCGCGCTGGCCGAAGCCCGCCAAATCTGTCCCCGAGGCCCCATCCATATGCACCTCGCCGAGCAGGTCGCGGAGGTTCAGGAGGTCGAGGCCCACCTCGGCGCCCGCCCTGTCGAGTGGCTTCTGGACAATGCCGATGTGACGGCGGACTGGTGCCTGATCCACTGCACGCAGATGACGGACGCCGAGACCCGTGCGCTGGCCGGCACGGGCGCTGTCGCCGGCCTCTGCCCGATCACGGAATCGAGCCTGGGCGACGGTATTTTCAACGGGATCAGCTACCGCGACGCCGGGGGCCGCTTCGGCGTCGGCTCGGATTCCAATATCCACATCGCGCTCTGGGAAGAGCTGGCCACGCTCGACTACTCCCAGCGCCTGCGCGACCGCAGCCGCGCGGCGATGGCAACGGCGGACTGCTCAACGGGCCGGGTGCTCTTTGACGCCGCGGCGCAGGCCGGAGCACAGGCCGCGGGCCGAGCTTCGGGGCAGATTGCCGAAGGTCGGCTTGCCGATCTCATCGCCGTATCCACCGACAACGAGTTCCTGTGCAATCGCTCCGGCGACACCGCGCTCGACAGTCTTATCTTCACGGGCCGAGGCCGCAGTTGCGTCACCGATGTCTGGAGCGCGGGGCGCCACATGGTCCAAAACGGTCGCCACGTCGCGCGTGACCGGATCACCAACGCGTTCCTGGCTGTCACCGCGCAACTGGGACAGGCGATATGA
- a CDS encoding metal ABC transporter permease codes for MLDDFMTRAALAGIGVACAAAPLGSFVVWRRMAYFGDATAHAAILGVALSLALQISVFAGAVAVSLAMALTVTGLSGRGYAMDTLLGVLAHSALAFGLVAVSFLSGIRIDLMAYLFGDILAVSRGDLIVIWGGAALVVALIGWRWSALLASTLSDELAYASGIDPRRERLILTLALAITVAVAIKVVGALLIAAMLIIPAAAARPLSRSPEEMAVAAAAIGAVSAVAGLQSAYLLDTPTGPSIVCVAAVLFVVTSALRGVRG; via the coding sequence ATGCTCGATGATTTCATGACCCGCGCCGCACTGGCCGGTATCGGTGTCGCCTGCGCGGCAGCCCCGCTCGGCAGTTTCGTCGTGTGGCGGCGGATGGCCTATTTCGGTGACGCCACTGCCCACGCGGCAATCCTCGGTGTGGCGCTGTCTCTTGCGCTGCAGATCTCGGTCTTCGCGGGCGCCGTGGCCGTTTCGCTTGCCATGGCGTTGACCGTCACCGGGCTGTCGGGACGGGGCTATGCCATGGACACGCTTCTTGGTGTGCTGGCGCATTCTGCCTTGGCTTTCGGGCTGGTGGCGGTGTCGTTTCTGTCCGGGATACGTATCGACCTGATGGCCTATCTGTTCGGCGACATCCTAGCGGTGTCCCGTGGCGACCTGATCGTGATCTGGGGCGGCGCCGCGCTGGTGGTGGCGTTGATCGGCTGGCGCTGGTCCGCCCTTCTGGCCTCGACGCTCAGCGACGAACTGGCCTATGCCAGCGGCATCGACCCCCGGCGCGAACGGCTGATCCTCACGCTGGCGCTTGCCATCACCGTCGCCGTGGCGATCAAGGTCGTCGGCGCGCTTCTGATTGCGGCAATGCTGATCATTCCCGCAGCCGCCGCACGACCCCTGTCGCGCAGCCCCGAAGAGATGGCGGTTGCCGCTGCCGCCATCGGCGCGGTCTCGGCGGTCGCGGGCCTGCAATCTGCGTATCTGCTAGACACCCCGACGGGTCCTTCCATCGTCTGCGTCGCCGCTGTTCTCTTCGTGGTGACCAGCGCGCTGCGCGGTGTACGCGGCTGA
- a CDS encoding transcriptional repressor, whose translation MTSTDKSGPAGPSEPLGFETHDHANCISAAISEAEAHCAREGLRFTPVRRKALEILLQEHRALGAYDMLDRLREAGFGSQPPVAYRALEFLVANGFAHKIERLNAFVACSHPGANHSPAFMICRQCDSVAEAQATPASGELGETARAAGFRIERTVVEAEGLCPACSDKADT comes from the coding sequence ATGACAAGTACCGACAAATCAGGGCCCGCTGGCCCGAGCGAACCGCTCGGTTTCGAGACGCACGATCATGCCAATTGCATCTCTGCCGCGATCTCCGAGGCCGAGGCGCATTGCGCCCGTGAAGGGCTGCGCTTTACGCCCGTGCGCCGCAAGGCACTGGAAATCCTGCTGCAGGAGCACCGTGCGCTTGGCGCCTATGACATGCTCGACCGCCTGCGCGAGGCCGGATTCGGCTCCCAGCCCCCGGTGGCCTATCGCGCGCTCGAATTCCTCGTCGCCAACGGGTTCGCGCACAAGATCGAACGGCTGAACGCGTTCGTGGCCTGCTCTCACCCCGGCGCCAACCACTCGCCCGCCTTCATGATCTGCCGCCAATGCGACTCGGTGGCAGAGGCGCAGGCGACACCCGCCAGCGGCGAATTGGGCGAGACGGCCCGCGCGGCCGGGTTCCGGATCGAAAGAACCGTGGTCGAGGCCGAGGGCCTGTGCCCCGCCTGCTCCGACAAGGCCGACACATGA
- the znuC gene encoding zinc ABC transporter ATP-binding protein ZnuC produces the protein MSLVSVENISVGYGAVRVLRDVSLSVEPGEIITIVGPNGSGKTTLLRALIGAVAPLSGKIVRSAGLRIGYVPQKLHIDPTLPLTVKRFLRLPSGASRAAIEQALDRSGVPDLSDRQMAGLSGGQMQRVLLARALIGRPNLLLLDEATQGLDQPGSAAFYRQIEDVRRETGCAIVMISHELHVVMSASDRVICLNGHVCCQGTPETVSAAPEYQALFGSGTGGALALYRHDHDHAHDETCAHDHPSNSTETEAAE, from the coding sequence ATGAGCCTCGTCTCCGTCGAGAATATCAGCGTCGGCTACGGCGCCGTCCGGGTGTTGCGCGATGTCTCGCTTTCCGTCGAACCGGGCGAGATCATCACGATCGTGGGGCCGAACGGATCGGGCAAGACCACGCTTTTGCGCGCGCTCATCGGCGCCGTTGCGCCCCTGTCCGGCAAGATCGTGCGCAGCGCCGGCCTGCGTATCGGCTATGTGCCGCAGAAACTCCACATCGACCCAACGCTGCCGCTGACCGTGAAACGGTTTTTGCGGCTGCCTTCCGGCGCGTCCCGGGCCGCGATCGAGCAGGCACTGGACCGATCCGGGGTCCCGGATCTTTCGGACCGGCAGATGGCCGGCCTCTCCGGCGGCCAGATGCAGCGCGTCCTGCTGGCCCGGGCGCTGATCGGACGTCCGAACCTTCTGCTGCTCGATGAAGCGACCCAAGGGCTCGACCAGCCCGGCTCTGCCGCGTTCTACCGCCAGATCGAGGACGTGCGCCGCGAGACCGGCTGTGCCATCGTGATGATCAGTCACGAACTGCACGTCGTCATGAGCGCCTCGGACCGCGTAATCTGCCTCAACGGGCACGTTTGCTGCCAGGGCACGCCCGAAACCGTCTCGGCCGCCCCCGAATACCAGGCCCTGTTCGGGTCGGGCACCGGCGGCGCGCTGGCGCTTTACCGGCACGATCATGACCACGCCCATGACGAGACCTGCGCGCACGACCATCCGTCGAACAGCACCGAGACCGAGGCCGCCGAATAA
- a CDS encoding zinc ABC transporter substrate-binding protein: MSRTLLSLSATMAFVAGTAGAETPQVAVDIAPIHSLVARVMDGVGQPALIVAPGASPHEYSLRPSDAGALQEADVVFWLGPDLTPWLEDALDTLAGQADVVELLQVDGTVTLPVRESALFEAHDHAHGSRGHDDHAHDDDHADHEGDEEKHAHAESEHEHDHDHEHDHETGAEHGESEDGHAAHDHGHGGLDPHAWLSPDNAATWLTAIAATLSEADPANAEAYRENAAAGVDEIAALKSELDAILEPVRGGNFIVFHDAYQYFEDALNMPAAGAISVSDAADPSPARIAEIQARVRDEGVTCVLSEPQFAPGIVDAVMEDAQARTDVLDPLGSDLEPGRALYPQLLRNLATTLAECL, translated from the coding sequence ATGTCCAGAACCCTTCTTTCCCTGTCCGCCACGATGGCGTTCGTTGCAGGCACTGCCGGTGCCGAAACGCCACAAGTCGCCGTGGATATCGCGCCGATCCATTCGCTGGTTGCCCGCGTCATGGACGGCGTGGGCCAGCCCGCGTTGATCGTGGCGCCGGGGGCAAGCCCGCACGAATACAGCTTGCGACCTTCCGACGCGGGGGCGTTGCAGGAGGCCGACGTGGTTTTCTGGCTCGGGCCTGACCTTACGCCCTGGCTGGAGGATGCGCTGGACACGCTGGCAGGACAGGCCGATGTGGTCGAGTTGTTGCAGGTCGATGGCACGGTAACCCTGCCGGTCCGTGAAAGTGCCTTGTTCGAAGCGCATGACCATGCTCATGGGTCGCGCGGGCACGATGACCATGCGCATGACGACGACCATGCCGATCACGAAGGTGATGAGGAGAAACATGCTCACGCGGAGTCGGAGCATGAGCACGACCACGATCATGAGCACGACCACGAGACAGGCGCCGAGCACGGCGAAAGCGAGGATGGCCACGCCGCGCACGATCACGGCCATGGCGGGCTGGACCCGCATGCGTGGCTGTCGCCCGACAATGCCGCCACGTGGCTGACCGCAATCGCTGCCACGCTATCGGAGGCCGACCCCGCGAACGCCGAGGCCTATCGCGAAAACGCCGCCGCCGGTGTCGACGAAATTGCCGCGTTGAAATCCGAGCTCGACGCGATCCTCGAGCCGGTGCGCGGCGGCAATTTCATCGTGTTCCACGATGCCTACCAGTATTTCGAGGATGCCTTGAACATGCCTGCTGCCGGGGCGATCTCGGTCTCGGACGCGGCCGACCCCAGCCCGGCGCGGATTGCCGAAATTCAGGCACGGGTGCGTGATGAGGGTGTGACCTGCGTGCTTTCGGAACCCCAGTTCGCCCCCGGAATTGTCGACGCGGTGATGGAGGATGCGCAAGCGCGGACGGATGTGTTGGATCCGCTTGGCTCGGACCTGGAGCCGGGACGCGCGCTTTACCCGCAGCTGCTGCGCAATCTTGCGACGACCCTGGCGGAGTGTCTTTAG
- a CDS encoding GntR family transcriptional regulator: protein MTAPPRLSWRDVRDRIHDQILTGQYGPGDRLPRDADIAEDLNCARSTVQRAMQDLSDSGLVERRRKGGTRVRPDPVTRATLDIPITRREVEQRGGRYGYHLIRRSEANAPRAVLSAFELDTPRPMVRVEALHLSDSRPYILEDRWICPRTSPEIRDLDFTEQSANEWLVHNKPYTRLDLRFYAISAGEEIAGLLETPVGAALMVIERTTWIDGAPITTVKAITRPGYQIQTGS, encoded by the coding sequence ATGACCGCGCCGCCTCGCCTGTCGTGGAGAGATGTCCGCGACCGGATCCACGACCAGATCCTGACTGGGCAATACGGCCCCGGCGATCGCCTGCCGCGGGATGCCGACATTGCCGAAGACCTGAATTGCGCGCGCTCCACCGTACAGCGCGCCATGCAGGATCTTTCCGACAGCGGTCTGGTGGAGCGTCGGCGCAAGGGCGGAACACGGGTGCGGCCCGACCCGGTCACCCGCGCCACGCTCGACATCCCGATCACCCGCCGCGAGGTGGAACAGCGCGGCGGGCGCTATGGCTATCACCTGATCCGCCGCAGTGAAGCCAATGCGCCACGCGCGGTGCTCTCGGCCTTCGAACTCGACACGCCGCGCCCCATGGTGCGCGTCGAGGCCCTGCACCTGTCCGACAGCCGGCCCTACATCCTCGAAGACCGCTGGATCTGCCCCCGGACCTCGCCCGAAATTCGCGATCTCGATTTCACCGAGCAGAGCGCGAACGAGTGGCTTGTCCACAACAAGCCCTATACAAGGCTCGATCTGCGCTTTTATGCCATCTCGGCCGGCGAGGAGATCGCCGGCCTTCTCGAGACACCTGTCGGGGCCGCTCTTATGGTGATCGAACGCACGACCTGGATCGACGGCGCGCCCATCACCACGGTCAAGGCGATCACCCGGCCCGGCTATCAGATCCAGACCGGCAGTTGA
- a CDS encoding class I SAM-dependent methyltransferase: MGGMNRISDTQFQPDWLSLREPADHAARAPELLREAVSLMAPGTRVVDLGSGTGSTARAFAAAGFETMSWRFLDTDESHLQVAKARHPAADCAMCSVENVQALPLEDAGFVTTSALLDLMSAAWADALAKRLAAASIPFYAALSFDGRMEWDPGLPADSDIVQAFNRHQRGAKGGQVAMGPDAAVQTAQAFEANGFEVRLADSAWHLGPDDAALQAEFVAGVAVAAAEAGETQAESWAEARRRTVNHTALVVGHRDLLAIPDGPPAETLREPRR, translated from the coding sequence GTGGGTGGTATGAATCGGATATCTGACACGCAATTCCAGCCCGACTGGCTGAGCCTGCGCGAACCGGCGGACCACGCGGCGCGGGCCCCCGAATTGCTGCGCGAGGCCGTGTCATTGATGGCGCCCGGAACGCGGGTTGTGGATCTTGGCAGCGGCACCGGATCGACGGCACGCGCGTTTGCCGCCGCAGGGTTCGAGACGATGAGTTGGCGCTTTCTGGACACGGATGAAAGCCACTTGCAGGTGGCCAAGGCGCGGCATCCGGCGGCCGACTGCGCGATGTGCAGCGTGGAGAATGTGCAGGCGCTTCCGCTCGAGGATGCGGGGTTTGTCACCACGTCCGCGCTTCTGGACCTGATGAGCGCCGCTTGGGCGGACGCGTTGGCGAAACGGTTGGCGGCGGCATCCATCCCGTTTTACGCGGCACTCAGCTTCGATGGCCGAATGGAGTGGGACCCGGGCTTGCCGGCGGATTCCGACATCGTGCAAGCGTTCAACCGGCATCAGCGCGGCGCCAAGGGGGGGCAGGTCGCGATGGGGCCGGACGCCGCCGTGCAGACGGCGCAGGCCTTTGAGGCAAACGGTTTCGAAGTCAGGCTTGCGGACAGCGCGTGGCATCTTGGCCCGGACGATGCGGCCTTGCAGGCAGAGTTCGTGGCCGGCGTCGCGGTTGCGGCCGCCGAGGCCGGGGAAACGCAGGCCGAAAGCTGGGCCGAAGCGAGACGCAGAACAGTCAATCACACAGCCCTCGTGGTAGGGCACCGCGACCTGTTGGCGATCCCGGATGGACCGCCTGCGGAGACATTGCGGGAACCCCGGAGATGA
- the ribA gene encoding GTP cyclohydrolase II, whose amino-acid sequence MSPVPESLRPSIAERLSRMSADLRLGLPCLVADAGARAVVVAIEPLTQERLDALREMFGVPELVLTGNRARAAMAPVQSADVTDGPVRIHPPKQADIGWFMRLADAGQDAAAGPVAPLHRVRSEESRLHGVALSLVKSAELLPAALVFDVARTADLPVELAMTHVDVAETLGHLEKAPVLSHVAAAGLPVEAHDAGRLHVFRDPDGRTEHYAFEIGTPDPAGPVLARLHSACFTGDVLGSLKCDCGPQLRAAMLRMGEEGAGLLLYLNQEGRGIGLANKMRVYDLQAQGLDTVDANHTLGFEDDERDFRVAAVILRQLGVGKVRLLTNNPAKVRTFRAQGIEVVEQLPLRVGKNIHNSGYLSVKALKSGHAL is encoded by the coding sequence ATGTCGCCAGTACCTGAAAGTCTTCGACCCAGTATCGCGGAACGCCTGAGCCGGATGAGCGCCGATCTGCGCCTTGGTCTGCCATGCCTTGTGGCCGACGCGGGGGCGCGGGCGGTCGTGGTGGCGATCGAACCGCTGACCCAAGAGCGTCTGGATGCGCTGCGCGAGATGTTCGGCGTGCCCGAGCTTGTCCTGACCGGGAACCGGGCGCGCGCGGCCATGGCACCTGTGCAAAGCGCCGATGTGACCGATGGCCCGGTGCGTATCCACCCGCCGAAACAGGCCGATATCGGCTGGTTCATGCGCCTGGCGGATGCCGGACAAGATGCGGCGGCGGGGCCTGTCGCACCGCTGCATCGCGTGCGATCGGAGGAGTCGCGCCTGCATGGCGTGGCGCTGAGCCTGGTGAAATCGGCAGAGCTGCTGCCGGCGGCGTTGGTGTTCGACGTGGCGCGGACCGCCGATTTGCCCGTGGAGCTGGCCATGACGCACGTGGACGTGGCAGAGACGCTCGGACATCTGGAAAAGGCGCCGGTGCTGTCGCACGTCGCGGCGGCCGGCCTGCCGGTCGAGGCGCATGACGCAGGCCGGTTGCACGTTTTTCGCGACCCGGACGGGCGGACCGAGCATTACGCGTTCGAAATCGGAACGCCGGATCCGGCGGGGCCGGTGCTGGCCCGACTGCACTCGGCCTGCTTTACGGGGGACGTGCTGGGCAGTCTGAAATGCGATTGCGGGCCGCAGCTGCGCGCCGCGATGCTGCGGATGGGCGAGGAAGGCGCCGGCCTTCTGCTCTACCTCAATCAGGAAGGGCGCGGAATCGGACTGGCCAACAAGATGCGGGTCTATGATTTGCAGGCGCAGGGCCTCGATACCGTGGATGCCAATCATACGCTGGGGTTTGAGGACGACGAGCGCGATTTCCGCGTGGCCGCTGTCATCCTGCGGCAGCTTGGCGTCGGGAAGGTGCGTCTTTTGACCAACAATCCGGCCAAGGTGCGGACCTTCCGGGCACAGGGGATCGAGGTCGTGGAGCAACTGCCGCTGCGGGTCGGAAAAAACATTCACAACAGCGGCTATCTATCTGTGAAAGCGCTGAAATCCGGGCACGCACTTTGA
- a CDS encoding RibD family protein — protein MSMDALDVTPRVWARILAARNDEACLCCGDWSSGERAALTLYGGLTRTLSGQSVVAQIGQSLDGRVATESGDAQDISGKDGLAHLHRLRALADAVVIGVKTALHDNPRLTVRLAKGRNPARVVIDPNGRLPNDAGLLTDTSARRIVIQAVDTPRPADVEVIRLPRGAWISPAQILAALRGLGLYHVLVEGGGITIAQFLEAGLLTRLHVAVAPLLIGAGPAGLKTSPVPCLAEALRPKTEVYSLGSDVLFDCALVPEPPAEMLWPHRLSDRPALRH, from the coding sequence ATGAGCATGGACGCACTGGATGTCACACCAAGGGTCTGGGCCCGTATCCTCGCCGCGCGGAACGACGAAGCGTGCTTGTGCTGCGGCGACTGGAGTTCCGGCGAGCGCGCCGCATTGACGCTTTACGGGGGGCTGACGCGGACATTGAGCGGCCAAAGCGTGGTGGCACAGATCGGCCAGTCGCTGGACGGGCGCGTCGCGACCGAGTCGGGTGATGCGCAGGATATTTCCGGCAAGGACGGGCTGGCGCATCTGCATCGCCTTCGGGCGCTGGCGGATGCGGTGGTGATCGGCGTGAAGACCGCGCTGCACGACAATCCGCGCCTGACCGTCAGGCTGGCCAAGGGGCGCAATCCGGCCCGCGTGGTGATCGACCCGAACGGACGGCTGCCCAATGACGCCGGCTTGCTGACGGACACGAGCGCGCGGCGCATCGTCATCCAGGCGGTGGACACGCCGCGTCCCGCCGACGTCGAGGTGATCCGTCTGCCGCGCGGCGCCTGGATATCGCCGGCGCAGATCCTGGCGGCCCTGCGCGGCCTGGGCCTTTACCATGTTCTGGTCGAGGGCGGGGGGATCACGATCGCGCAGTTCCTCGAGGCCGGTCTGCTGACCCGGCTGCACGTGGCCGTGGCTCCGCTGCTGATCGGGGCAGGGCCCGCGGGCCTCAAGACCTCGCCGGTGCCCTGCTTGGCCGAGGCGTTGCGCCCCAAGACCGAGGTTTACAGCCTTGGCTCCGACGTTCTTTTCGACTGTGCGCTGGTGCCCGAGCCGCCTGCCGAAATGCTGTGGCCGCATCGCCTGAGCGACCGCCCGGCTTTGCGGCACTGA
- a CDS encoding 6-carboxytetrahydropterin synthase has protein sequence MFAVEVRDHIMIAHSLPSPVFGPAQGLHGATFVVDAAFYTEDLDPNGLVVDIGLATEALNAALEPLKYGNLDDKPEFEGKITTTEFLCHHIWTQLRDTVKSKGLGDDGRVRRIRVQLHESHVARGWYESDI, from the coding sequence ATGTTTGCAGTTGAAGTCCGCGATCACATCATGATCGCACATTCCTTGCCATCCCCCGTCTTCGGCCCGGCCCAAGGCCTGCACGGCGCGACCTTCGTCGTCGACGCAGCGTTCTATACAGAGGACCTGGACCCGAATGGCCTGGTGGTCGACATCGGCCTTGCGACCGAAGCCCTGAACGCGGCGCTGGAGCCGCTGAAATACGGCAATCTCGACGACAAGCCGGAATTCGAAGGCAAGATCACCACGACCGAGTTCCTGTGTCACCACATATGGACGCAGCTTCGGGATACGGTCAAATCGAAGGGCCTGGGCGATGACGGACGTGTCAGGCGCATCCGGGTCCAGCTTCATGAAAGTCACGTGGCGCGTGGGTGGTATGAATCGGATATCTGA
- a CDS encoding zinc-binding alcohol dehydrogenase codes for MSTDDARALWIVDRQTVELRAVDVRAGPEDVVIETLFSGISRGTERLVWSGGVPASEHETMRAPFQQGGFSFPVKYGYAAVGTVQGGERAGETVFVLHPHQTQFAVPSEAACPVPDTVPAARAVLAANMETALNITWDARVAPGDRVSVIGAGVVGLLTGYVCARIPGTEVTMVDVDPRKAALADAMGCGFSQPAEAAGDRDVVIHASATAEGLATAIALAGMEARVVEASWFGTKTPEVPLGGAFHQRRLQIVSSQVGQVPADRRVRWSYRRRLEKALDLLADPALDVLVSGESPFDQIAQDYGAILEDPSTLCHRVRYAPAL; via the coding sequence TTGAGTACTGACGACGCCCGGGCATTGTGGATCGTGGACAGGCAGACGGTCGAGCTGCGGGCGGTCGATGTCCGTGCGGGACCGGAGGATGTTGTGATCGAGACCCTCTTCAGCGGGATCAGCCGCGGCACCGAGCGGCTTGTCTGGAGCGGGGGTGTACCGGCCAGCGAGCACGAAACCATGCGAGCCCCGTTTCAGCAGGGTGGGTTCAGCTTTCCGGTGAAATACGGGTATGCCGCGGTGGGTACCGTGCAGGGGGGCGAACGGGCGGGCGAGACCGTTTTCGTGCTGCATCCGCACCAGACGCAGTTCGCCGTGCCGTCCGAGGCCGCGTGCCCGGTGCCCGACACGGTGCCGGCGGCGCGCGCGGTGCTTGCCGCCAACATGGAAACGGCGCTAAACATCACGTGGGACGCCCGTGTGGCGCCGGGCGACAGGGTCAGCGTGATCGGTGCCGGCGTGGTGGGTCTGTTGACGGGTTATGTCTGCGCGCGGATCCCGGGAACCGAGGTGACGATGGTGGATGTCGATCCGCGCAAGGCGGCACTGGCCGACGCGATGGGCTGCGGTTTCTCGCAGCCGGCAGAGGCGGCAGGCGACAGGGACGTGGTCATCCACGCGTCGGCGACGGCGGAGGGTCTGGCAACGGCCATTGCGCTGGCGGGCATGGAGGCACGAGTTGTCGAGGCAAGCTGGTTCGGCACCAAGACGCCCGAGGTGCCCCTGGGGGGTGCGTTCCATCAGCGCCGTCTTCAGATCGTCAGTAGCCAGGTCGGACAGGTGCCCGCGGACAGGCGCGTCAGGTGGAGTTATCGCAGGCGGCTGGAAAAGGCGTTGGATCTTCTTGCGGACCCGGCGCTGGATGTCCTGGTGTCGGGCGAGTCACCTTTCGATCAGATTGCCCAGGATTACGGCGCGATCCTCGAGGACCCGTCCACGTTGTGCCACCGCGTCCGTTACGCCCCCGCGCTTTAG
- the hutI gene encoding imidazolonepropionase has product MDGSEGGYGLMRDAALRVQGERIDWVGPMADLGDTSAEAQVIDAGGRLLTPGLIDCHTHIVHGGNRALEFEMRLEGASYEEVARAGGGIVSTVTATREADESLLLAQALRRADALIAEGVTTIEIKSGYGLDIETELKMLRVARAVGEARPVRVVTSFLGAHAVPKGADADTYIDEVCLPALEAAHAEGLVDAVDGFCEGIAFDAAQIARVFDKAAALGLPVKLHAEQLSNIGGTKLAAERGALSADHVEYANEADAKALAEAGSVAVLLPGAFYTLHETQKPPVAAFRAHGVPMAVATDWNPGSSPMGSVLLAMNMACTLFGLTPAEALAGTTHHAAQALGLYDRGEIAPGMRADLAIWDVEEPAELSYRIGVNPLHKRIFGGRA; this is encoded by the coding sequence ATGGACGGCTCCGAAGGCGGGTACGGCCTGATGCGGGATGCGGCGCTGCGGGTGCAGGGCGAGCGGATCGACTGGGTCGGGCCGATGGCGGATCTGGGCGACACGTCTGCGGAGGCGCAGGTGATCGACGCCGGAGGGCGGCTTCTGACGCCTGGTCTGATCGATTGTCACACCCACATTGTGCATGGCGGCAATCGCGCGCTGGAGTTCGAGATGCGCCTCGAAGGGGCGAGCTATGAAGAGGTGGCGCGCGCCGGGGGCGGGATCGTTTCAACCGTGACGGCGACGCGGGAAGCGGATGAAAGCCTGCTGCTTGCGCAGGCGTTGCGCCGCGCGGATGCGCTGATCGCGGAAGGGGTCACGACGATCGAGATCAAGTCGGGTTATGGCCTTGATATCGAAACGGAACTGAAGATGTTGCGGGTGGCGCGCGCGGTGGGCGAGGCGCGTCCGGTACGGGTGGTGACCTCGTTTTTGGGTGCGCACGCGGTGCCCAAGGGCGCGGATGCGGACACCTATATCGACGAGGTCTGCCTGCCCGCGCTGGAGGCGGCCCATGCCGAGGGGCTGGTCGATGCGGTGGACGGCTTTTGCGAGGGGATCGCGTTCGACGCTGCCCAGATCGCGCGGGTATTCGACAAGGCCGCGGCGCTGGGCCTGCCGGTCAAGCTGCATGCCGAGCAGCTGAGCAATATCGGCGGGACAAAGCTTGCGGCGGAGCGCGGCGCGCTGTCGGCGGATCATGTGGAATATGCGAATGAGGCCGACGCCAAGGCGTTGGCCGAAGCGGGCAGCGTGGCGGTGCTGTTGCCCGGGGCGTTCTACACGCTGCACGAGACGCAGAAACCGCCGGTTGCGGCGTTCCGCGCGCACGGCGTGCCGATGGCGGTGGCGACGGACTGGAACCCCGGATCGTCGCCGATGGGGTCCGTCCTGCTGGCGATGAACATGGCTTGCACGCTCTTTGGCCTGACACCGGCCGAGGCACTGGCGGGCACGACGCACCATGCGGCCCAGGCGCTCGGGCTTTATGACCGGGGCGAGATTGCGCCGGGGATGCGGGCGGACCTGGCCATCTGGGATGTCGAGGAGCCGGCGGAGCTGAGCTATCGCATCGGGGTGAACCCGCTGCATAAACGGATCTTCGGAGGGCGGGCATGA